In Vespula vulgaris chromosome 19, iyVesVulg1.1, whole genome shotgun sequence, a single genomic region encodes these proteins:
- the LOC127070939 gene encoding lachesin-like: MVETQKALLLVVLAVLAYPNDIFGGAYQPEFAGPLTNLTISLGRDATFTCLVKHLGGYRVGWVKSDTKAIQAIHDHVITHNKRISVSHSDHTIWNLNIKAVQVEDEGLYMCQINTDPMKSQTGMLSVVVPPDFVSEDTSSDINIGEGGQVKLTCRARGIPRPRVSWRREDGKGIIIREPAGSALNQKSHVTTQTEFYGEELKLTKISRAEMGVYLCIASNGIPPAVSKRISINVHFPPAIHVPNQLVGAPLGTDVVLECYVEASPMSINYWIKEKGMMIISSTQHVVDMIEKSPFEVRMILTIKNLQKHDVGTYLCAAKNSLGEVDSTIRLYEIPGPAKTELATWASFYDETNNKIPYGQTEMDKAENNSVYMENSLLHGSNHARLPPTLATALPTSVKIDKKRPTMNVSSYATDLTIRHNALFLLLLSFSITMPRWSQ, translated from the exons ATGGTAGAGACGCAAAAGGCCCTGCTATTAGTAGTACTGGCTGTTCTGGCCTATCCAAACGATATTTTTG GAGGTGCTTATCAACCGGAATTTGCTGGCCCCCTTACGAATTTAACGATATCACTTGGAAGGGATGCGACCTTCACGTGTCTAGTCAAACATTTAGGAGGATACAGG GTAGGCTGGGTGAAGTCCGACACCAAAGCGATACAGGCCATTCACGATCACGTAATAACACACAACAAGAGAATTTCGGTGTCTCATAGTGATCATACCATATGGAATCTTAATATAAAGGCTGTCCAAGTAGAAGACGAGGGTTTATATATGTGTCAGATTAATACAGATCCGATGAAAAGCCAG ACAGGTATGCTGTCAGTCGTAGTACCACCTGACTTTGTATCAGAAGATACATCCAGTGACATTAATATTGGAGAAGGTGGTCAG GTGAAGTTAACGTGCCGTGCAAGAGGCATACCCCGGCCCCGCGTATCCTGGCGTAGAGAAGACGGCAAGGGTATTATAATTCGGGAGCCAGCAGGAAGTGCTTTGAACCAGAAGTCTCACG tAACAACTCAAACCGAATTTTATGGGGAGGAATTAAAGTTAACGAAAATCTCGAGAGCCGAAATGGGTGTTTATTTATGCATTGCTAGCAATGGAATACCACCAGCAGTTAGCAAAAGAATTTCTATAAACGTTCATT TCCCTCCTGCTATTCATGTACCTAATCAACTAGTTGGAGCTCCTTTAGGTACTGATGTAGTCTTGGAATGCTACGTCGAAGCATCTCCTATGTCGATTAATTATtggataaaggaaaaag GAATGATGATAATATCCAGTACGCAACACGTAGTCGACATGATCGAGAAGTCTCCGTTCGAAGTACGTATGATCCTGACGATAAAGAATCTTCAGAAACACGACGTGGGAACGTATCTCTGTGCAGCGAAGAATTCTCTTGGCGAGGTTGACAGCACGATTCGTTTGTACG AGATACCTGGACCAGCTAAAACGGAACTAGCTACTTGGGCTTCCTTCTACGATGAGACTAATAACAAGATCCCTTATGGTCAAACGGAGATGGATAAGGCGGAAAATAATTCCGTTTATATGGAAAACTCTCTTCTTCACGGTTCAAACCACGCACGCCTTCCTCCGACATTAGCAACAGCTTTACCTACCTCCGTCAAAATCGACAAAAAACGGCCGACTATGAACGTCTCTTCTTATGCCACCGATCTTACCATAAGACATAacgctttatttttattattattatcattttcgatCACTATGCCTCGGTGGTCACAGTGA